One Nocardia iowensis DNA window includes the following coding sequences:
- a CDS encoding DUF5134 domain-containing protein, which yields MAQFVQEYAALRWSVVAAFLVAAAIVLGRLAAPARLVPARDPVVSAAEHEWPQGDSRRGPVSSVHSEPAASYRESDAAHLIMCLVMLAMLMFPAAASPSAVRGVLTAMTVVFAALLVSRILESRSAPRAMPVDRLVILGYHTVTAAAMLYAMSGHAANGHTGGPATVPAVALAALFVADALLVTSATRRLPSNTPGHLGILLRSGGCVAALTGPKQRSAIVPHVVMDLGTAYMLFAAVSN from the coding sequence GTGGCGCAGTTCGTGCAGGAGTACGCCGCGTTGCGGTGGTCGGTGGTCGCGGCGTTTCTGGTCGCGGCGGCGATCGTGCTCGGGCGATTGGCCGCGCCTGCTCGGCTCGTCCCTGCGCGGGATCCGGTGGTTTCGGCTGCGGAACATGAGTGGCCGCAAGGTGATTCGAGGCGGGGTCCGGTTTCGTCGGTGCACTCGGAACCGGCCGCGAGTTATCGTGAATCCGATGCCGCCCACCTGATCATGTGCCTGGTCATGCTCGCGATGCTGATGTTTCCGGCAGCCGCCAGCCCGTCCGCGGTGCGCGGTGTGCTCACCGCAATGACGGTGGTCTTCGCGGCCTTGCTGGTGAGCCGAATCCTGGAGTCGCGCAGCGCGCCTCGCGCGATGCCGGTGGACCGCCTCGTGATCCTCGGCTATCACACGGTTACTGCCGCTGCCATGCTTTACGCGATGTCCGGGCACGCGGCGAACGGACATACCGGCGGACCCGCCACCGTTCCCGCGGTTGCCCTTGCCGCGCTGTTCGTCGCCGACGCGTTGCTGGTCACCTCGGCCACCCGCCGTTTACCCTCGAACACGCCGGGCCACCTGGGCATTCTGTTGCGCTCCGGTGGGTGTGTCGCGGCGCTGACCGGTCCGAAGCAACGGTCGGCGATAGTCCCCCACGTCGTGATGGACCTCGGCACCGCCTACATGCTGTTCGCGGCCGTTTCGAATTGA
- a CDS encoding AraC family transcriptional regulator, whose translation MASWEWRRSVTNAAILVELGDDHGLTQNQCLHGTDVDPRLLKTPGAEITAAQELQIVRNIVTLLDDPPGLGVEAGTRTHLTTHGVLALAVLSSPTMRQAIEVAMRYFSLMTSFARAWHIYRGDEILLYGDDRDLPGDLRAFLAERDVSALLTNWFMVFGVPPPVLRVEIAGGLRPRLAPLFDSFEIPSSESAELQLAVFDATGIDEPMPQASPLTAQLFEEQCDDLLQRRGLRQGVAGTVREMLMHRMNSRLSQEDVAAGLHMSLRTMRRRLAEEGTSYRQLCAETFGTLAEELLATGLTVEDVAYRMGYSGAPSFSNAFKQWRGVSPGRFARSAVDRYRQSVPR comes from the coding sequence GTGGCCTCATGGGAGTGGCGGCGGTCGGTGACAAACGCGGCGATCCTCGTCGAGCTCGGAGACGATCACGGTCTCACCCAGAACCAGTGCCTACACGGCACGGATGTCGATCCTCGTTTGCTCAAAACGCCCGGCGCGGAGATCACCGCGGCGCAGGAACTCCAGATCGTCCGCAATATCGTCACCTTGCTGGACGACCCGCCGGGCCTCGGCGTCGAAGCGGGCACGCGCACGCACCTCACGACCCACGGCGTGCTCGCCCTCGCCGTGCTCAGCAGCCCCACGATGCGGCAGGCCATCGAGGTCGCCATGCGCTACTTCAGTCTGATGACATCGTTCGCCCGCGCCTGGCACATCTACCGCGGTGACGAGATCCTGCTCTACGGCGACGACCGCGATCTGCCCGGCGACCTGCGCGCGTTCCTCGCCGAACGCGACGTCTCGGCGTTGCTGACCAACTGGTTCATGGTGTTCGGCGTGCCGCCGCCGGTGCTGCGAGTCGAGATCGCGGGCGGACTGCGTCCGAGGTTGGCGCCGCTGTTCGACAGCTTCGAGATTCCCAGTAGCGAGTCCGCCGAATTGCAACTCGCGGTGTTCGACGCCACCGGCATCGATGAGCCGATGCCGCAGGCCAGTCCGCTCACCGCCCAGCTGTTCGAGGAGCAATGCGACGACCTGTTGCAGCGGCGCGGCCTGCGGCAGGGCGTGGCGGGCACGGTGCGGGAAATGCTGATGCACCGGATGAACAGCAGACTCAGCCAGGAGGATGTCGCGGCCGGTCTGCACATGAGCCTGCGCACCATGCGCCGCCGGTTGGCCGAAGAGGGCACGTCCTACCGCCAGCTCTGCGCCGAAACCTTCGGCACCCTCGCCGAGGAACTGCTCGCCACCGGGCTCACCGTCGAAGACGTCGCTTACCGGATGGGATATTCGGGCGCACCGAGCTTTTCGAACGCGTTCAAGCAGTGGCGCGGCGTGTCGCCGGGCCGATTCGCCCGCTCGGCCGTCGACCGTTATCGGCAGTCCGTCCCGCGCTGA
- a CDS encoding SDR family NAD(P)-dependent oxidoreductase, whose amino-acid sequence MSRKTLAGKRIAITGGAHGIGRETALAFLAEGAEVVIGDVDAGSVRAVAEQLGRIHGGTVVGVPLDITDSARFASFLTYTERKLGGLDVVVNAADTMPSGPFLAETEAESDRQLDINLRAVIIGTRLAAERFVSQGHGQIVNIGTVAGVTGALGVAVYCATKHGVVGLGAALDQELSELGVVVSTVAAGSVADPEAVADSVVESVLHQRGGLISVPANHGLRAALRPPSGLLRRMFPRDGQGR is encoded by the coding sequence ATGTCTCGGAAGACACTCGCTGGCAAACGGATCGCGATCACCGGGGGCGCGCACGGCATCGGGCGCGAGACCGCATTGGCTTTCCTGGCCGAGGGGGCCGAGGTGGTGATCGGCGATGTGGACGCGGGCTCGGTGCGCGCCGTCGCCGAACAACTCGGCAGAATCCACGGCGGCACGGTGGTCGGCGTGCCACTCGACATCACCGACAGTGCCCGGTTCGCGAGCTTCCTTACCTATACCGAACGCAAGCTCGGCGGGCTGGACGTCGTGGTGAACGCCGCCGACACCATGCCGTCCGGACCGTTCCTCGCCGAGACCGAGGCCGAGTCGGACCGTCAGCTCGATATCAACCTGCGTGCGGTGATCATCGGAACCCGCTTGGCCGCAGAACGATTCGTCAGCCAGGGGCACGGCCAGATCGTGAACATCGGCACGGTGGCCGGGGTGACCGGCGCGCTGGGGGTTGCCGTGTATTGCGCGACCAAGCACGGCGTGGTCGGCCTCGGTGCGGCGCTCGATCAGGAACTTTCCGAGTTGGGTGTCGTCGTCAGCACCGTCGCCGCCGGCTCGGTCGCGGATCCGGAGGCGGTCGCCGACTCCGTGGTCGAGAGTGTGCTGCACCAGCGCGGCGGCTTGATCAGCGTGCCCGCGAACCACGGGCTGCGGGCGGCACTGCGGCCGCCGAGTGGGCTGCTGCGCCGCATGTTCCCGCGCGACGGACAGGGCCGCTGA